The following are encoded in a window of Cryobacterium sp. CG_9.6 genomic DNA:
- the dxs gene encoding 1-deoxy-D-xylulose-5-phosphate synthase, whose translation MTLLETISGPRDLDGLTRDQLVQLAAEIRDFLVREVSKTGGHLGPNLGVVELTIAIHRVFDSPKDSIVFDTGHQSYVHKLLTGRQDFSRLRDSGGLAGYPQRSESVHDIVESSHASSSLSWADGISRAFEMSGQTDRHVVAVVGDGALTGGMTWEALNNISDDNTRKLIIVVNDNGRSYAPTIGGMARFLNTVRTRASYRDAYITSRQMFDKLGAPGRAVYRGVRGGLRGFLSRVANNEALYSNLDIKYLGPIDGHDVEAMREALTQAKNYGAPVIVHAITQKGKGYSPAVLDEADQFHAVGQIDPETGESLAAPGAASWTSVFADELLELATKNPRLVGITAAMLRPTGLHKMAERFPDRVHDVGIAEQHAVTSAAGMAFGGLHPVVALYATFINRAFDQVLMDVALHHAGVTFVLDRAGVTGPDGPSHHGMWDLAILQVVPNIRLAAPRDSVRLREELREAVQIDDGPTVLRYPKGSVGVEFDPIRRLADGVDVLQESTQADVLIVTVGPMAATGLDVAERLAAQGIGATVIDPRWVVPVAQSVIDLAAGHRLVVTIEDGVRVGGIGTRIRQELRAAGVDTAVTELGLPDQFLDHASRAEILEAAGLSAQQIARDVVDMVLGSKLPHARPLAADHTDTGSVSVTRRD comes from the coding sequence ATGACTCTGCTTGAGACGATTTCCGGCCCCCGAGACCTCGACGGGCTCACGCGGGACCAGCTGGTGCAGCTGGCCGCGGAAATTCGGGACTTCCTCGTGCGCGAGGTGTCCAAGACCGGCGGGCACCTGGGACCCAACCTGGGCGTTGTCGAGCTCACCATCGCCATCCACCGGGTCTTTGACTCCCCGAAGGATTCCATCGTCTTCGACACGGGGCACCAGTCCTATGTGCACAAGCTCCTGACGGGCCGCCAGGACTTCAGCAGGCTTCGGGATTCCGGTGGGCTCGCCGGGTATCCCCAACGCTCTGAATCGGTGCACGACATCGTGGAGAGCTCCCACGCGTCGAGCTCACTCTCCTGGGCAGACGGGATTTCCCGTGCATTCGAGATGTCAGGCCAGACCGACCGCCACGTGGTGGCCGTGGTGGGTGATGGAGCTTTGACCGGGGGAATGACCTGGGAGGCCCTCAACAACATCAGTGACGACAACACGCGCAAGCTCATCATCGTGGTCAACGACAACGGCCGTTCGTATGCTCCTACCATTGGCGGCATGGCCCGGTTCCTCAACACGGTGCGCACCCGGGCAAGCTATCGGGATGCCTACATCACGAGCCGGCAGATGTTTGACAAGCTCGGTGCCCCCGGCCGTGCCGTGTACCGGGGCGTGCGCGGTGGGTTGCGCGGCTTCCTCAGTCGCGTCGCCAATAACGAGGCCCTGTACTCCAACCTCGATATCAAATACCTGGGTCCGATCGACGGTCACGACGTGGAGGCCATGCGTGAAGCGCTGACGCAGGCCAAAAACTACGGCGCGCCGGTGATTGTGCATGCCATCACCCAGAAGGGCAAGGGCTACAGTCCTGCCGTGCTGGATGAAGCCGACCAGTTCCACGCGGTGGGACAGATCGACCCCGAGACTGGTGAGTCCCTCGCGGCCCCGGGAGCGGCCTCGTGGACGTCCGTTTTCGCGGATGAACTACTTGAGCTGGCCACCAAGAATCCTCGCCTGGTGGGAATCACCGCAGCGATGCTGCGCCCCACGGGCCTGCACAAAATGGCGGAGCGTTTTCCTGACCGCGTGCACGACGTGGGTATTGCTGAGCAGCACGCCGTCACATCCGCTGCGGGCATGGCCTTTGGCGGTCTGCATCCCGTCGTGGCTCTGTATGCCACGTTTATCAACCGTGCCTTCGACCAGGTTCTGATGGACGTGGCCCTGCACCACGCGGGTGTCACGTTTGTGCTTGACCGTGCGGGAGTGACGGGGCCCGACGGACCGAGCCACCACGGCATGTGGGACCTCGCGATTCTGCAGGTTGTTCCCAACATTCGCCTCGCCGCACCGCGCGACTCCGTGCGCCTGCGGGAAGAACTGCGCGAGGCCGTTCAGATTGATGACGGCCCGACCGTGCTGCGTTACCCCAAGGGGAGCGTTGGCGTGGAGTTTGACCCGATCCGACGCCTTGCCGACGGTGTTGATGTTTTGCAGGAATCGACGCAGGCTGATGTGCTGATCGTTACCGTTGGTCCGATGGCTGCGACAGGGCTCGACGTTGCCGAGCGGCTGGCCGCGCAGGGAATCGGTGCCACGGTCATTGACCCACGCTGGGTTGTACCGGTGGCGCAGAGCGTGATTGACCTCGCTGCCGGTCACCGTCTCGTGGTGACCATCGAGGACGGAGTGCGAGTGGGGGGCATCGGAACCCGGATTCGACAGGAACTTCGCGCCGCCGGCGTGGACACGGCGGTTACCGAGCTGGGGCTTCCGGACCAGTTCCTCGACCACGCGAGTCGGGCCGAGATTCTTGAGGCTGCCGGTCTCAGCGCCCAGCAGATTGCCCGCGACGTGGTAGACATGGTGCTCGGAAGCAAGCTTCCGCACGCACGGCCCCTAGCGGCCGATCACACGGACACCGGATCGGTTTCGGTGACGCGGCGCGACTAG
- a CDS encoding aconitate hydratase: MSAVNSFGAKDTLRVGSTDYEVFRVDKVAGYEKLPYSLKVLLENLLRTEDGANITEEHIRALGEWVPTSEPDTEIQYTPARVVMQDFTGVPCIVDLATMREALVDLGGDAKKINPLAPTEMVIDHSVVADLFGTPDSFEKNVEIEYERNGERYQFLRWGQTAFDDFKVVPPGTGIVHQVNIEYLARVTMTRTVDGVLQAYPDTCVGTDSHTTMVNGLGVLGWGVGGIEAEAAMLGQSVSMLIPKVVGFKLSGIIPAGVTATDVVLTITQMLRAHGVVGKFVEFYGAGVASVPLANRATIGNMSPEFGSTAAMFPVDDVTLGYLRLTGRSEEQVALVEAYSKLQGLWHNPDQEPVFSEYLELDLSTVVPSIAGPKRPQDRIVLSEAKTQFERDLDNYANAPVSLVDAAIEGTFPASDPLGFTPQDSETAHAKAFHSSVDRHTSHPSKSHPQPTDVTLADGREFTIDNGSVAIAAITSCTNTSNPSVMLAAGLLARNASLKGLKSKPWVKTTLAPGSKVVTDYYAKAGLNGYLEDLGFYLVGYGCTTCIGNSGPLEDEISSAVQENDLAVTAVLSGNRNFEGRINPDVKMNYLASPPLVIAYALAGTMNFNFDTDSLGQDTDGHDVFLKDIWPDADEVQKTIDESIDSNMFVTQYAGVFEGDDRWKALETPAGDIFAWDAESTYVRKPPYFDGMTIETSPVVDISGARVLAKLGDSVTTDHISPAGSIKADGPAGRYLADNGVARGDYNSYGSRRGNHEVMIRGTFANIRLRNQLLDNVEGGFTRDFTVDGGPKADIYDASQNYQAAGTPLVVLGGKEYGSGSSRDWAAKGTSLLGVKAVIVESFERIHRSNLIGMGVVPLQYPVGQNAESLGLDGTEIVSISGITALNDGATPKTVHVTCAPSEFSAVGKATIEFDAVVRIDTPGEADYYRNGGILQYVLRSLVA; encoded by the coding sequence GTGTCTGCGGTAAATAGTTTTGGAGCAAAGGACACCCTACGAGTTGGTTCGACTGACTATGAAGTCTTTCGGGTCGATAAGGTCGCTGGCTACGAGAAGCTGCCATACAGCCTGAAGGTGCTTCTGGAGAATCTTCTCCGCACCGAGGATGGCGCCAACATCACCGAGGAGCACATTCGTGCCCTTGGCGAGTGGGTACCCACCAGCGAGCCCGACACCGAGATTCAGTACACGCCGGCGCGCGTGGTGATGCAGGACTTCACCGGCGTTCCCTGCATCGTTGACCTCGCCACCATGCGGGAGGCACTTGTCGATCTGGGCGGGGACGCCAAGAAGATCAACCCCCTGGCACCGACCGAGATGGTTATTGACCACTCCGTCGTTGCTGACCTGTTCGGAACACCCGATTCCTTCGAAAAGAACGTCGAAATCGAGTACGAGCGCAATGGTGAGCGCTACCAGTTCCTGCGCTGGGGTCAGACCGCCTTCGACGATTTCAAGGTTGTTCCCCCGGGAACCGGAATCGTGCACCAGGTGAACATTGAGTACCTGGCCCGGGTCACCATGACCCGCACCGTTGACGGCGTGCTCCAGGCCTACCCTGACACCTGTGTCGGGACGGACTCGCACACCACCATGGTGAACGGACTGGGCGTACTGGGCTGGGGCGTGGGCGGAATCGAAGCCGAAGCAGCGATGCTCGGCCAGTCGGTCTCCATGCTGATCCCGAAGGTCGTGGGCTTCAAGCTGTCCGGCATTATTCCGGCCGGGGTCACCGCCACCGACGTTGTGCTCACCATCACGCAGATGCTGCGCGCTCACGGTGTCGTGGGTAAGTTTGTCGAATTCTACGGTGCGGGTGTGGCATCGGTACCGCTCGCCAACCGCGCCACCATCGGAAATATGAGCCCCGAGTTCGGCTCCACTGCCGCCATGTTCCCCGTGGACGACGTGACGCTCGGCTACCTGCGACTCACCGGACGCAGCGAGGAGCAGGTCGCTCTGGTGGAGGCCTACTCCAAGCTTCAGGGACTCTGGCACAACCCCGATCAGGAGCCGGTCTTCAGCGAGTACCTCGAACTGGACCTGTCGACGGTTGTCCCGTCGATCGCCGGACCGAAACGCCCGCAGGACCGCATTGTTCTGAGCGAGGCCAAGACCCAGTTCGAACGCGACCTGGATAACTACGCCAATGCCCCCGTCTCCCTCGTGGATGCGGCAATAGAGGGTACTTTCCCGGCCTCCGACCCGCTGGGTTTCACCCCGCAGGACTCCGAAACAGCCCATGCCAAGGCCTTCCACAGCAGTGTGGATCGTCACACCAGCCACCCGTCGAAGTCGCACCCGCAGCCGACCGACGTGACGCTGGCCGACGGTCGCGAGTTCACCATTGACAACGGTTCGGTGGCGATCGCCGCGATCACCTCGTGCACCAACACGTCGAACCCGTCCGTGATGCTTGCGGCTGGGCTTCTGGCACGTAACGCCAGCCTCAAGGGTCTCAAGAGCAAGCCGTGGGTGAAGACCACCCTGGCTCCGGGTTCCAAGGTTGTCACCGATTACTACGCCAAGGCTGGCCTCAACGGTTACCTCGAAGATCTCGGCTTCTACCTCGTGGGTTACGGCTGCACGACCTGCATCGGTAACTCCGGCCCGCTCGAGGACGAAATCTCCTCGGCCGTGCAGGAGAACGACCTCGCCGTCACCGCCGTGCTCTCGGGTAACCGCAACTTTGAGGGACGCATCAACCCCGACGTGAAGATGAACTACCTCGCGAGCCCGCCGCTCGTGATCGCGTACGCTCTTGCCGGCACGATGAACTTCAACTTCGACACGGATTCCCTCGGTCAGGACACCGATGGTCATGATGTCTTCCTGAAGGACATCTGGCCCGACGCCGACGAGGTGCAGAAGACCATCGACGAGTCCATTGACTCGAACATGTTCGTGACGCAGTACGCCGGAGTCTTCGAAGGCGACGACCGCTGGAAGGCGCTGGAGACCCCCGCCGGAGACATCTTCGCCTGGGACGCCGAGTCGACCTATGTGCGGAAGCCCCCGTACTTCGACGGCATGACCATCGAGACCAGCCCGGTCGTCGATATCAGTGGTGCACGTGTGCTCGCCAAGCTCGGCGACTCGGTCACAACCGACCACATCAGCCCTGCCGGGTCGATCAAGGCGGACGGTCCCGCTGGACGTTACCTTGCCGACAACGGTGTGGCACGTGGGGACTACAACTCCTACGGTTCACGCCGCGGTAACCACGAGGTGATGATTCGCGGAACCTTCGCGAACATTCGTCTGCGCAACCAGCTCCTCGACAATGTGGAGGGCGGCTTCACGCGCGACTTCACCGTTGACGGTGGCCCGAAGGCCGACATCTACGATGCCAGCCAGAACTACCAGGCCGCCGGTACCCCGCTCGTTGTCCTCGGTGGCAAGGAGTACGGGTCGGGTTCCAGCCGTGACTGGGCAGCCAAGGGGACCAGCCTGCTGGGCGTCAAGGCCGTCATCGTGGAAAGCTTCGAGCGAATTCACCGCTCAAACCTCATCGGGATGGGCGTTGTGCCGCTGCAGTACCCGGTCGGGCAGAATGCGGAGTCTCTGGGCCTTGACGGCACCGAGATTGTGTCGATCTCCGGAATCACGGCGCTGAATGATGGCGCCACACCGAAGACCGTGCATGTCACCTGTGCGCCGAGCGAGTTCTCGGCCGTGGGCAAGGCCACCATCGAGTTCGATGCCGTTGTGCGCATTGACACGCCGGGTGAGGCCGACTACTACCGCAATGGTGGAATTCTGCAGTACGTCCTGCGCTCCCTGGTTGCCTAA
- a CDS encoding DUF3159 domain-containing protein gives MTHHPDPTDPADQPDSDPARAAAGDASSDQPTVSGVVAEGMAAAARRAGFSSAAEGESINGQALLAAMGGIRGLFEAILPGLVFLVTYTLTIDPEADAAAEPIVALLPALIAPLVLGLIFVVLRVATKQTTTPAVGGLVGTALSVALALFSGKASDFFLVGLYTNAGYGAALLISVLVGWPLVGLAVGFLMGDGIAWRSDPSKRRVLTILTLCWTGLFLARLAVQLPLYLADNVELLATTKLLMGLPLYAPLLIVSWLMVRSIYRKPAPTA, from the coding sequence GTGACACACCACCCCGACCCCACCGACCCCGCTGACCAGCCCGACTCCGATCCGGCGAGGGCCGCAGCCGGCGACGCCTCTTCGGACCAACCGACGGTGTCCGGGGTTGTGGCCGAGGGGATGGCAGCCGCCGCCCGCCGTGCCGGTTTCAGCTCGGCGGCGGAGGGGGAGTCCATCAACGGTCAGGCTCTTTTGGCCGCAATGGGCGGCATCCGTGGTCTGTTCGAGGCCATTCTGCCTGGCCTGGTGTTCCTCGTGACCTACACGCTCACCATCGACCCCGAGGCGGATGCCGCAGCCGAGCCGATCGTGGCCCTGCTACCCGCCCTCATTGCCCCGCTCGTGCTGGGCCTGATCTTTGTGGTTCTGCGCGTGGCAACAAAGCAGACGACGACACCGGCTGTCGGTGGTCTCGTGGGGACGGCGCTGAGTGTGGCGCTCGCCCTGTTCTCCGGCAAAGCGTCAGACTTCTTTCTTGTGGGCCTCTACACGAACGCGGGGTACGGCGCTGCGCTGCTTATTTCCGTTCTTGTGGGCTGGCCGCTCGTGGGGCTGGCCGTGGGCTTTCTCATGGGCGATGGAATCGCGTGGCGGAGCGATCCGTCCAAAAGACGTGTTTTGACAATTCTGACCCTGTGCTGGACCGGCCTATTCCTCGCGCGACTGGCCGTGCAGCTGCCGCTCTACCTAGCCGACAACGTGGAGTTGCTCGCGACGACGAAACTTCTGATGGGGCTTCCGCTCTATGCGCCCTTACTGATTGTGTCGTGGCTCATGGTTCGTTCGATTTACCGCAAGCCTGCGCCCACCGCGTGA
- a CDS encoding DUF3710 domain-containing protein codes for MTDIATPDEFPDTQAKSAPDDRETEGPFDEAEANPVRPYVDLGGIKILPREGLHLRLEIEEGSKRVVAIGLDFAGSTLQVQPFAAPRSSGLWHEIRDQIADQISKQGGTTTGREGPFGPELVAEIPVAAGADLAAPNALGSTRLARFIGVDGPRWFLRGVIAGEGAINPEAAAQVEELFRSIVVVRGSSPMPPRDLIPLRMPATPSGAQTPTNV; via the coding sequence ATGACGGACATCGCGACCCCGGACGAGTTTCCGGACACCCAGGCCAAGTCAGCACCCGACGATCGGGAGACCGAGGGTCCGTTTGATGAGGCGGAGGCCAACCCGGTTCGTCCGTATGTCGATCTGGGCGGGATCAAGATTCTTCCGCGTGAGGGACTGCACCTGCGTCTGGAAATTGAAGAGGGTAGCAAGCGCGTCGTGGCGATTGGGCTGGACTTTGCCGGTTCCACCCTTCAGGTTCAGCCCTTTGCGGCTCCCCGCTCCAGCGGTCTCTGGCACGAGATTCGCGACCAGATTGCCGACCAGATTAGCAAGCAGGGCGGCACGACCACCGGGCGTGAAGGCCCGTTCGGACCAGAACTCGTGGCCGAGATTCCCGTTGCCGCCGGCGCGGATCTGGCCGCACCGAATGCCCTAGGAAGCACCAGGCTCGCTCGTTTTATTGGCGTCGACGGCCCGCGTTGGTTTCTGCGCGGCGTCATTGCCGGCGAGGGTGCCATCAACCCGGAGGCTGCTGCCCAGGTTGAAGAGCTGTTTCGCAGCATCGTGGTGGTGCGCGGTTCGAGTCCCATGCCTCCCCGCGATCTGATTCCCCTGCGCATGCCCGCGACACCGTCCGGTGCCCAGACCCCCACGAACGTTTAG
- the dut gene encoding dUTP diphosphatase, whose amino-acid sequence MTQSVEVLITASVLPEYAHAGDAGADLHSAEALTLAPGERHLVATGVSIALPDGFAAFVVPRSGLASKHGITIVNSPGTVDAGYRGEIKVALLNTDLTRAFSIAVGDRIAQLIIMPVARATFIPVDRLPGSQRGESGFGSTGVTVADSALTTPKTGESR is encoded by the coding sequence GTGACACAAAGCGTCGAAGTACTGATTACCGCGTCCGTTCTCCCCGAATATGCGCATGCCGGTGATGCCGGTGCCGACCTGCACTCGGCTGAGGCACTCACGCTGGCACCGGGTGAGCGCCACCTCGTTGCGACCGGCGTCAGCATCGCGCTGCCGGATGGCTTCGCGGCCTTCGTGGTGCCCCGCAGCGGCCTAGCGTCAAAGCACGGCATTACGATCGTGAATTCCCCCGGGACCGTTGATGCCGGGTACCGCGGTGAAATCAAGGTGGCTTTGCTCAACACCGACCTGACCCGTGCGTTCTCCATCGCCGTCGGCGATCGGATCGCGCAGCTCATCATCATGCCAGTGGCGCGTGCCACATTCATCCCCGTTGATCGGCTGCCCGGCAGCCAGCGGGGCGAGAGCGGGTTCGGTTCCACGGGTGTCACCGTGGCCGACTCAGCCCTCACCACACCTAAGACAGGAGAATCTCGATGA
- a CDS encoding DUF3093 domain-containing protein, with product MPHYREKLWASAWSFIVTALVIPASILVLAPINMQAGYVTAAVLYGGCVTLLVIASPVIRVENGLITAGPATISVDLVGEAMPFSGTEASQERGPRLDVRSWMLIRGWVGPVVKIPITDETDPAPYWLVSSRHPEKLVAAINESRRPATDF from the coding sequence ATGCCTCACTACCGCGAAAAACTCTGGGCCTCTGCGTGGTCCTTCATCGTCACTGCTCTCGTGATCCCCGCGAGCATTCTCGTGCTTGCCCCGATCAACATGCAGGCGGGATACGTCACCGCTGCAGTTCTCTACGGCGGATGCGTCACTCTGCTCGTGATCGCATCGCCCGTTATTCGGGTGGAAAACGGACTCATCACTGCGGGGCCCGCGACGATATCAGTGGACCTGGTTGGAGAGGCCATGCCCTTCAGCGGCACCGAGGCGAGCCAGGAACGCGGTCCGCGCCTTGATGTTCGGTCATGGATGCTGATTCGCGGCTGGGTTGGACCCGTCGTGAAGATTCCGATCACTGACGAAACAGACCCAGCACCGTATTGGTTGGTGTCCAGTCGTCACCCAGAGAAGCTGGTCGCCGCGATCAATGAATCACGACGACCGGCTACGGATTTTTAG
- a CDS encoding DUF4193 domain-containing protein: protein MATDYDAPRKTEDDSDSIEALKERVPDKMSGSVDNDDSDNPGGFDLPGADLSDLDLDVVVLPAQADEFTCVECFLVKHRSQAGHETKLGTVCLECDS from the coding sequence ATGGCAACCGATTACGACGCACCGCGGAAGACCGAAGACGACTCAGACTCGATCGAGGCCCTCAAAGAACGCGTGCCCGACAAGATGTCGGGAAGCGTTGACAATGACGATTCCGACAATCCGGGTGGGTTCGACCTTCCCGGCGCAGATCTGTCCGACCTTGACCTTGATGTAGTCGTTCTGCCCGCGCAGGCCGACGAATTCACCTGTGTCGAGTGCTTCCTCGTGAAGCACCGCTCGCAGGCCGGTCACGAGACAAAGCTGGGCACCGTCTGCCTGGAGTGCGACTCCTAA
- the sepH gene encoding septation protein SepH, producing the protein MQELKVIGVENGALLAASEDGDRFRIAIDEVLQSKLRQTQTETSTAPKLSPREVQAHIRSGMSAEDVAAVTGAPLDYVRRFEGPVVAEREYMISCALSVPVHTAIDPDPVGEDANFGGVIRERLASLGASNERWASWKEPGAGWIIKLSFTADEIDHDARWGFEPKKNALSPVGNEAIALSQQGELKGSLIPRLRAVGADTSNSDVSRFDSGAFTFKESLADEILNDTAPVEPIPYSRSASSSDAVSRAAIKRAVEPSVSMSETADLLDSLRRRRGEREAASFADSGSPQPSVADVTPASNLTPPVNGSTPANGSTSASGRRRSEFLADGVPDQPRDAPSEAQTTDVTPTAAPNVWATQAARAQNRTTGNHGKRGRASMPSWDEIVFGARTDDDLA; encoded by the coding sequence ATGCAGGAATTGAAAGTCATCGGGGTAGAGAACGGTGCGCTGCTCGCAGCGTCGGAAGATGGCGACCGATTTAGGATCGCCATCGACGAGGTTCTCCAGTCCAAGCTTCGTCAAACCCAGACGGAGACATCCACCGCACCCAAGCTGTCACCGCGCGAGGTGCAGGCGCACATTCGCTCCGGAATGTCGGCGGAAGACGTGGCGGCCGTGACCGGCGCCCCCCTCGACTATGTTCGTCGTTTCGAGGGCCCTGTGGTGGCCGAGCGCGAATACATGATCTCGTGCGCGCTGAGTGTGCCTGTTCACACGGCTATCGACCCTGACCCGGTGGGCGAGGACGCCAACTTTGGCGGCGTCATTCGCGAGCGTCTTGCGTCGCTGGGTGCCTCAAATGAGCGCTGGGCCAGCTGGAAAGAGCCCGGTGCCGGCTGGATCATCAAGCTGTCTTTCACGGCAGATGAAATTGATCACGATGCGCGCTGGGGTTTTGAACCCAAAAAGAACGCCCTCTCCCCCGTGGGCAACGAGGCCATTGCCCTGTCACAACAGGGTGAACTCAAAGGATCCCTCATTCCGCGCTTGCGAGCGGTTGGGGCGGACACCAGCAACTCCGATGTGTCTCGTTTTGACAGCGGCGCATTCACCTTTAAAGAGTCTCTGGCCGACGAAATCCTCAATGACACCGCTCCCGTTGAGCCCATTCCGTATTCTCGGAGCGCCAGCAGCTCCGATGCCGTCTCGCGCGCCGCCATCAAGCGCGCCGTGGAGCCGTCAGTGAGCATGAGCGAAACCGCAGATCTTCTGGACTCTCTGCGCCGCCGCCGCGGCGAGCGCGAAGCCGCATCATTTGCCGATAGCGGCTCCCCGCAGCCGTCGGTTGCGGACGTCACCCCGGCGTCGAACCTGACGCCGCCGGTGAACGGCAGCACGCCCGCGAATGGCAGCACGTCGGCAAGCGGACGTCGGCGTAGCGAGTTTCTCGCCGACGGGGTCCCGGACCAGCCCAGGGACGCTCCTTCCGAGGCGCAAACCACCGACGTAACGCCCACCGCGGCACCGAACGTGTGGGCCACACAGGCCGCCAGAGCCCAAAACCGCACAACCGGTAATCACGGTAAGCGTGGCCGGGCTTCCATGCCCAGCTGGGACGAAATTGTCTTCGGTGCTCGCACGGACGACGATCTGGCCTAA
- a CDS encoding DUF6504 family protein, protein MPASVGNESVVVWLGTSGSPERLMWRSRRFRVTDTPTALVGTAEWWRPFEPFGYGIGHVPLDIAGWRFQATAEDGETHVFDVKPDTDPKSDSEPRWQLLRIFD, encoded by the coding sequence ATGCCGGCATCCGTCGGAAATGAATCGGTCGTGGTGTGGCTGGGTACATCGGGATCGCCCGAGCGCTTAATGTGGCGGTCTCGGCGTTTTCGGGTGACCGATACGCCAACCGCGCTGGTGGGAACCGCGGAGTGGTGGAGACCCTTCGAGCCCTTCGGTTACGGGATTGGGCATGTGCCTCTCGACATCGCTGGCTGGCGCTTTCAGGCCACGGCCGAGGACGGCGAGACGCATGTTTTTGACGTGAAGCCGGACACCGATCCCAAATCTGACTCCGAGCCGCGTTGGCAGCTGCTACGCATCTTCGACTGA
- a CDS encoding aromatic acid exporter family protein gives MRITAGLRTPRRLPVLQVVKTSVAVALAWVISQLLLPNELPIFAAIAAIFVVQPSVNQSVGKAIERSLGVIGGVVIAYVIGLIFGSSTWIVLLTIVLCILLAWALRLSPGSANQIPISAMLVLSIGSTTAEYSIDRILETIIGASIALIINILVVPPVLLTPAHDAVIRLGREVADTLDRAADALREPQTNFQLEELLLKARLLRPMLASAERAITGAQESLTLNPRGAKHRTSLQADIDLYERLKALVTRALGMTRAVRDHYDDSLHLEPTVHAFSTELDRAAHDLRLLLQRPDDHATEIAREEEPLLTSPLIIATPHPEHWILIGSLMEDLRRVREEIVSDLP, from the coding sequence GTGCGAATTACGGCTGGTCTACGAACACCCCGACGGTTACCTGTTCTGCAGGTCGTCAAAACGTCCGTGGCGGTTGCGCTCGCGTGGGTGATTTCACAACTTCTGCTCCCCAACGAGTTGCCTATCTTTGCCGCAATAGCTGCCATTTTTGTGGTGCAGCCCAGCGTTAACCAATCGGTCGGCAAGGCCATTGAGCGTAGCCTGGGGGTCATCGGCGGCGTGGTCATCGCGTACGTCATTGGCCTGATCTTTGGGTCATCCACGTGGATCGTTCTCCTCACGATCGTGCTGTGCATTCTTCTCGCTTGGGCCCTGCGACTCTCCCCTGGATCGGCTAACCAGATTCCAATCAGCGCCATGCTCGTACTCTCGATCGGCTCGACCACAGCCGAATACTCGATTGACCGAATCTTGGAAACCATCATCGGTGCGTCAATCGCGCTCATCATCAACATTCTCGTCGTACCGCCGGTACTGCTCACGCCGGCCCACGATGCCGTCATCCGGCTCGGACGGGAGGTGGCCGACACCCTGGATCGCGCCGCCGATGCTCTTCGCGAACCCCAGACCAACTTTCAGCTCGAAGAACTCCTGCTCAAGGCGCGCCTGCTGCGCCCAATGCTGGCGTCAGCGGAGCGCGCAATCACCGGGGCCCAGGAGAGCCTCACGCTCAATCCTCGGGGCGCCAAGCACCGGACCAGTCTGCAAGCCGACATCGATCTGTACGAGCGGCTGAAGGCACTGGTCACGCGGGCTCTGGGCATGACACGGGCCGTTCGTGACCACTACGACGACTCCCTCCACCTGGAACCCACGGTGCATGCATTCTCCACCGAGTTGGACCGAGCCGCCCACGATCTTCGGCTCCTCCTGCAGCGACCTGATGACCACGCCACAGAAATTGCGCGCGAGGAGGAACCACTGTTGACATCCCCCCTCATCATTGCCACACCACACCCGGAGCATTGGATTCTCATTGGCTCTCTAATGGAGGATCTTCGGCGCGTGCGCGAGGAAATTGTGAGCGATCTTCCCTAG